In Diabrotica undecimpunctata isolate CICGRU chromosome 4, icDiaUnde3, whole genome shotgun sequence, a single genomic region encodes these proteins:
- the LOC140439226 gene encoding protein regulator of cytokinesis 1-like, which produces MDVSTSSSCKLKDLDMEIIKDVPWAQNMWSTLQMGLKKSFLNWVEVVLTMSQNEEDVTVWKDSYIRHFEDRCYEMVTDINDLHEQVIENIEKYLNKIQVLCKMLQIEMPVIGIQKLGLYQEQLKLKRHIMELEQMVKARQSTLDQLRNKQLELSKALGKAPRLLNDHHLPSTQEILEFQKHVEELEQEKFDRLEKYTTLKEELLDIVKELEYIPSTNFENEVINGVERNFMVTEENIEKLETFHDNMTKTLKDTKEEIGQLRNRIEDLWTLLDVDFMEREEIRKKYTGYSLTTLESLRLELQKYELLKRANIKVFVEKLRQELQSLWERCHCSESVKNEFLFFNSDTYTEDLLQLHEVQLKKWQIYAEENKEIIAALNKHRTLWEKLIDLEQSAAGPGRFNNRGGKLLLEEKERNLLAKKIPILETNLMESGYRYEARHGVPFLTFGETIEEYINNLHSTRESAKKLKLSARKQQKETTVYTPVLNTNATSSKRVLMGASCTDAKKFKETPRKVCTEPKRKPRTLNTPSIAAGTLSRSKRLSTERRKRIEKIRRLSRQKENHQFNATYIEFENNVNSREELRSTLNVAENANNGLTVADGPSNINTPKKTATKSLFKTPTRIAKSPVSSAKSPNTTSKLTAAKSQLKLIF; this is translated from the exons atgGATGTCAGTACGTCTTCGTCATGTAAACTAAAGGATTTAGATATGGAAAT aATAAAAGATGTCCCTTGGGCACAAAATATGTGGAGTACACTGCAAATGGGGTTGAAAAAATCTTTTTTGAACTGGGTGGAAGTTGTACTTACCATGAGCCAGAACGAGGAAGATGTTACAGTATGGAAAGATTCATACATTCGTCATTTTGAAGATAG atgttatgaaatGGTGACAGACATTAACGACCTACATGAACAAGTCATTGAAAACATCGAGAagtatttgaataaaatacaagTTTTATGTAAGATGCTTCAGATTGAAATGCCAGTAATTGGAATACAAAAGTTGGGTCTGTATCaagaacaattaaaattaaagagGCACATTATGGA ATTGGAACAGATGGTTAAGGCAAGACAATCTACCTTAGATCAATTAAGAAACAAACAGTTGGAACTTAGCAAAGCTTTGGGAAAAGCACCCCGCCTTCTAAATGATCATCATCTACCCTCTACACAAGAAATCCTTGAGTTTCAAAAGCACGTTGAAGAATTAGAACAAGAAAAATTTGACAGATTGGAAAAGTACACAACTCTAAAGGAAGAGTTGTTAGATATTGTAAAAGAGCTGGAATATATACCATcaacaaattttgaaaatgaagTTATCAATGGAGTTGAGCGGAACTTTATGGTAACtgaggaaaatattgaaaagctTGAAACGTTTCATGACAACATGACAAAAACTTTAAAagatacaaaagaagaaattggACAATTAAGAAACAGAATTGAAGATTTGTGGACTCTGCTCGATGTTGATTTTATGGAAAGGGAAGAAATTCGTAAAAAATACACAGGGTATTCTCTAACAACTCTGGAATCGTTAAGGTTGGAATTGCAGAAATACGAATTGTTAAAGCGGGCCAATATTAAG gtttttgttgaaaaattgcGCCAAGAACTTCAATCACTGTGGGAGCGTTGTCACTGCTCCGAATCCGTCAAGAATGAATTTTTGTTCTTTAATTCTGATACGTATACTGAAGATCTTCTGCAACTACATGAAGTACAACTCAAAAAATGGCAGATTTATGCAGAGGAGAACAA aGAAATAATTGCTGCCCTAAACAAACATCGAACTCTTTGGGAAAAGCTAATAGACCTGGAGCAAAGTGCAGCTGGGCCAGGTCGTTTCAATAACCGAGGTGGAAAGCTATTGCTGGAAGAGAAGGAAAGGAACCTCCTGGCAAAGAAAATTCCCATACTGGAAACGAACCTAATGGAATCAGGATATCGGTATGAAGCTAGACACGGGGTACCATTCCTGACGTTTGGGGAAACTATTGAGGAATACATAAATAATTTACATTCTACCAGAGAAAGT gcaaaaaagctaaaattaagtgcaagaaaacaacaaaaagaaaCGACTGTGTACACTCCGGTACTCAATACTAACGCCACGAGTTCCAAAAGAGTTTTGATGGGAGCGTCATGTActgatgcaaaaaagtttaaagAAACCCCTCGAAAAGTTTGCACGGAACCAAAAAGAAAACCACGCA CATTAAATACACCAAGTATTGCTGCTGGGACTCTGAGCAGATCTAAGAGGCTATCtacagaaagaagaaaaagaatagaaaaaataAGGCGACTAAGCAGACAAAAGGAGAACCACCAATTTAATGCCACATACATAGAATTTGAG aataacgtTAACAGCAGAGAAGAGTTGCGCAGCACATTGAATGTCGCTGAGAACGCCAACAACGGTTTGACCGTCGCCGACGGTCCATCTAACATCAACACTCCGAAAAAAACTGCAACAAAAAGTCTTTTTAAGACGCCAACCAGAATAGCAAAGTCACCGGTGAGTTCAGCGAAGTCGCCTAATACAACTTCAAAACTGACAGCTGCAAAGAGTCAATTGAAGCTAATATTTTAG